In Spirobacillus cienkowskii, a genomic segment contains:
- the rpe gene encoding ribulose-phosphate 3-epimerase has translation MKKIIKVSPSIAAGNLLKLEEEVRKLESSGADSIHFDVMDGHFVPLLTIGVPFIEQMRKITNMELDVHIMVTNPDQVFLDYLNAGADILSFHHEVALHPHRICTQIKNHGKKAGIALNPGTHWRNIEYLLPVLDQVTIMSVNPGFSRQNHLTLTHKKIQELFNYKIQNNLNFEIMVDGGINADNVNIISKLGADIVVAGGAVFNYENYKEAIEKIKSASLLNN, from the coding sequence ATGAAAAAAATTATTAAAGTTTCTCCTTCAATTGCAGCAGGAAACTTACTTAAATTAGAAGAAGAAGTTAGAAAATTAGAAAGTAGCGGAGCTGATAGCATACACTTTGACGTTATGGATGGTCATTTTGTTCCTTTACTTACAATTGGAGTGCCATTTATTGAGCAGATGCGTAAAATAACAAATATGGAATTAGATGTTCACATAATGGTTACCAATCCAGATCAGGTTTTTTTAGACTACCTTAACGCTGGAGCCGATATACTTAGCTTTCACCATGAAGTTGCACTGCATCCTCATAGAATTTGCACGCAAATTAAAAATCATGGAAAAAAAGCCGGTATTGCATTAAATCCAGGAACTCATTGGAGAAATATAGAGTATTTATTACCAGTATTAGATCAGGTAACTATTATGTCTGTTAATCCTGGTTTTTCTAGACAAAACCACCTGACATTAACTCATAAAAAAATTCAAGAACTTTTTAATTATAAAATTCAAAATAACTTAAATTTTGAAATAATGGTTGATGGTGGGATAAATGCTGATAATGTAAATATAATTTCTAAGTTAGGAGCGGATATAGTTGTAGCAGGTGGAGCGGTTTTTAATTATGAAAATTATAAAGAAGCAATTGAAAAAATTAAATCCGCTTCTTTATTAAATAATTAA
- the iscB gene encoding RNA-guided endonuclease IscB — MPLVLSSTKKPLMPCTPKRARLLLERKKAAVFRIYPFTIILKDRADGETQPLEFKADPGSKTTGITLVLNGKSEKKVVTAINLQHRGQTIKSNLEKRRGVRRGRRNRHTRYRAPRFDNRSRFKGWLPPSLMSRVYNVQTWFNRLSKFSPISLCAVETVRFDMQKMESPEISGAEYQQGELLGYEVREYLLEKWNRKCTYCEKENIPLQIEHITPRSKGGSNRVSNLCLACEKCNQKKANKDIKDFLKTKPELLKNIKTHLQKPLKDAAVVNATRYATGNVIKTMELPTTFWSGGRTKYNRIQQGYKKDHWIDAACVGESGENVVIPEKLKAKLITATGHGDRQLCLVDKHGFPRSKPAVGNVCFGFRTGDIVSAKVIAGKKAGSYIGKVAVRSSGSFNITTKKQTIQGISHKFCKKLHAKDGYNYATI; from the coding sequence ATGCCACTGGTACTTTCCAGCACAAAAAAGCCACTGATGCCATGCACTCCTAAGCGTGCTCGCTTGCTTTTGGAACGTAAAAAAGCTGCAGTTTTTAGAATATATCCTTTCACGATTATTTTAAAAGATCGCGCAGACGGAGAAACTCAACCATTAGAATTTAAGGCTGATCCAGGTAGTAAAACAACTGGAATTACTCTTGTTTTAAATGGCAAATCAGAGAAAAAAGTAGTGACTGCAATTAACCTTCAGCATCGTGGTCAAACGATCAAATCTAACCTCGAAAAAAGGCGCGGCGTTCGTCGAGGACGTAGAAATAGGCATACAAGATATCGTGCACCAAGATTTGATAATAGATCTCGTTTCAAGGGTTGGCTTCCTCCTTCTCTTATGTCACGGGTTTATAACGTACAAACATGGTTCAATCGTCTGTCAAAATTTTCTCCAATTTCTTTGTGCGCTGTAGAAACAGTTCGTTTTGATATGCAAAAAATGGAGAGTCCTGAAATTTCAGGTGCAGAATATCAACAAGGAGAACTTCTAGGCTACGAAGTGCGTGAGTATTTGCTTGAAAAATGGAATAGAAAATGCACTTATTGTGAAAAAGAAAATATTCCGTTGCAGATAGAACACATCACCCCACGTTCCAAAGGTGGCTCAAACAGGGTTTCTAATTTGTGTTTAGCATGCGAAAAATGCAATCAAAAAAAAGCAAACAAAGATATTAAAGATTTTTTAAAAACAAAGCCTGAACTTTTAAAGAACATTAAGACTCATTTGCAAAAACCTCTTAAAGATGCCGCTGTGGTCAATGCAACCCGATATGCAACGGGTAACGTGATCAAAACAATGGAATTGCCAACAACATTTTGGTCTGGTGGAAGAACAAAATACAATCGCATTCAGCAAGGTTACAAAAAAGATCATTGGATTGATGCTGCGTGTGTTGGAGAAAGTGGAGAAAATGTTGTGATTCCTGAAAAACTTAAGGCAAAACTCATTACAGCAACTGGGCATGGGGATAGACAACTTTGTCTTGTTGATAAACATGGTTTTCCACGCTCCAAACCTGCTGTAGGCAATGTTTGTTTTGGCTTTAGAACAGGAGATATTGTCTCTGCAAAAGTCATAGCAGGAAAAAAAGCTGGTTCCTACATTGGAAAAGTTGCTGTTCGTTCAAGTGGCTCGTTTAATATCACAACAAAAAAACAAACAATTCAAGGAATTTCACATAAGTTTTGTAAAAAATTACATGCAAAAGATGGGTACAACTATGCTACAATTTAA
- a CDS encoding polyprenyl synthetase family protein: MNLNFYSCIFEELEYLEKKLVEYLLTPNKPTNEVLKHIFSSGGKRIRPAIFLLCSKLINYDDEHKFPISSVCEYIHTASLLHDDVIDNSTLRRNKPTVNSVWGDETAVLSGDLIYSAACRLMVKTQSLPLIDDFAECIRSMSESELFQLELLWKKDVSLNDYYRVVLGKTAILFQACAKTPCYLKKTDPKIISELENYGRNLGFAFQIFDDYLDYEGTQTLLGKPVLSDLLEGKITLPLIYSLNSNHSLTNKLNLLVNLIIENGSASNDEKSELLELVKLTGGLNHAFIKAQEHIDLAKNSLNLIEKNFSLSQSQIEALNSLKEITSFVLNRKH; the protein is encoded by the coding sequence ATGAATCTAAATTTTTATAGTTGTATTTTTGAAGAATTAGAATATCTTGAAAAAAAACTTGTAGAATATTTACTTACACCAAACAAACCAACCAATGAAGTTTTAAAACATATTTTTTCCTCTGGTGGTAAAAGAATTCGTCCTGCTATTTTTTTACTTTGTTCTAAATTAATAAATTATGATGACGAACATAAATTTCCAATTTCATCTGTTTGTGAGTACATTCATACGGCAAGCCTGCTACACGATGATGTCATAGATAACTCTACCCTGCGGCGAAATAAACCAACAGTAAATTCTGTCTGGGGCGACGAAACTGCTGTTTTATCTGGAGATCTTATTTATTCTGCGGCATGCCGACTTATGGTCAAAACTCAAAGTTTACCTTTAATTGATGATTTTGCAGAATGTATTCGCTCCATGAGTGAAAGTGAACTTTTTCAGCTTGAATTACTTTGGAAAAAAGATGTTTCTTTAAATGATTATTATCGGGTTGTATTAGGTAAAACAGCTATTCTTTTTCAAGCATGCGCCAAAACTCCATGCTATCTTAAAAAGACTGATCCCAAAATTATTAGTGAACTTGAAAATTATGGTCGAAATTTAGGCTTTGCATTTCAAATATTTGATGATTATTTAGATTACGAAGGAACCCAAACTTTACTTGGAAAGCCTGTTTTAAGTGACCTTCTCGAAGGTAAAATCACACTTCCTTTAATATATTCCTTAAACTCTAATCACTCACTTACAAATAAATTAAATTTACTTGTTAATTTAATTATTGAAAATGGCTCTGCAAGTAATGATGAAAAAAGTGAACTTTTAGAACTTGTTAAGTTAACAGGAGGTTTAAATCACGCTTTTATAAAAGCACAAGAACACATAGATTTAGCAAAAAATTCTTTAAACCTAATTGAAAAAAACTTTTCTCTTTCACAATCCCAAATTGAAGCATTAAATAGCCTAAAAGAGATTACGTCTTTTGTATTAAATAGAAAGCATTAA
- a CDS encoding M16 family metallopeptidase produces the protein MNIFSIRKHILKNGLTVLYCHTPQTVAFELAIHINTGSRDENESNSGVSHFLEHMMFRGSRKYPNSISLSNALESFGGETNAMTGIENTTYWLKGDAEKTLKAIECFADFFLYPNFADLEIERSVILQEMASDFNESGDSIDTESLSYSTLFSNHPLGNSIIGNEEVIKKLSVEELHQKRKDFYIPSRCIITIHTSISEEEVIKVIDQHFGHRWEHSQNANPQRVSAEGLISKLHLNGFKKPQNALCLQNNPDNQFSAKIIFPTIGGLSKDVILVTFLQRILDDGICTRLPANIREKHGLVYDISCDTQFFYEVGTFSIDATVSENLINILLDKLTFEIISISNEAPSINEVEHIKFRYIFDLKQIKETPSRLLNREVITTFMNSSITIDDEIEFLKTVTPEMVLNIAKRIFSSSKRGLVLVGPKSRKKRDYIESLLKKFDKIG, from the coding sequence ATGAATATTTTTTCAATACGAAAACATATTTTAAAAAACGGACTAACTGTTTTATATTGCCATACACCTCAAACTGTCGCTTTTGAGCTGGCAATCCATATCAACACGGGTTCGAGAGATGAAAATGAATCTAATAGTGGAGTTTCGCATTTTTTAGAACACATGATGTTTAGAGGTTCAAGAAAATATCCCAATTCTATTTCGCTTTCAAATGCTTTAGAAAGTTTTGGCGGCGAAACTAATGCTATGACAGGAATAGAGAACACAACATATTGGTTAAAAGGTGATGCTGAAAAAACCTTAAAGGCAATAGAATGCTTTGCAGATTTTTTTCTATATCCAAATTTTGCTGATTTAGAAATTGAAAGATCTGTAATTCTCCAAGAGATGGCTTCGGATTTTAATGAGTCTGGAGATAGCATTGATACAGAATCATTATCATATTCTACTTTATTTTCTAATCATCCTTTAGGAAACTCTATAATTGGAAATGAAGAAGTTATTAAAAAATTAAGTGTCGAAGAACTACATCAAAAAAGAAAAGATTTTTATATTCCTTCTCGTTGTATAATAACAATACATACTTCAATTAGTGAAGAAGAGGTTATTAAAGTAATTGATCAACATTTTGGTCACCGATGGGAACATTCACAAAATGCAAATCCTCAAAGGGTAAGTGCAGAAGGTTTAATTTCAAAACTGCATTTAAATGGTTTTAAAAAACCTCAAAACGCTTTATGTTTACAAAATAATCCTGACAATCAATTTTCTGCCAAAATTATTTTTCCCACAATTGGTGGATTGTCTAAAGATGTTATATTAGTTACTTTTTTACAAAGAATTCTTGATGATGGTATATGCACTCGACTTCCAGCAAATATTAGAGAAAAACATGGCTTAGTTTATGACATAAGTTGTGATACACAATTTTTTTATGAAGTTGGAACATTTAGCATAGATGCAACTGTTTCTGAAAATTTAATAAATATATTATTAGATAAATTAACATTTGAAATAATTTCTATCTCTAACGAAGCACCTTCTATTAACGAAGTTGAACATATAAAATTTAGATATATTTTTGATTTAAAACAAATCAAAGAAACACCTTCACGGCTTTTAAATAGAGAAGTTATAACAACATTTATGAATTCAAGCATAACAATTGATGATGAAATAGAATTTTTAAAGACTGTCACTCCTGAAATGGTATTAAATATTGCAAAAAGAATTTTCTCTTCTTCAAAACGCGGATTAGTTTTAGTAGGACCAAAATCACGAAAAAAACGAGATTATATTGAATCTTTACTTAAAAAATTTGACAAAATTGGATAA